A genomic region of Gemmata massiliana contains the following coding sequences:
- a CDS encoding polymorphic toxin-type HINT domain-containing protein codes for MESSNALAALTPAPTPTQTAPRVWVEAVAPEDPVANGVGGFRVWRDGTAGDLAVRYAISGSAAPGADYAPLSGTVVITDGNCAATVVPEPLRVDSSSAAREVTLTLVPAPSYTPGGGWTGTTRLGARSTASQPAPVDPSAPPAFAGGGPAGLSSHPIRYSDGMVIYSTTDLVSDGFGQPWGVSRSWYNLSTYGNHTDFGNGWVDSERPYLFRVDLTGQVIVVAGETPTYFSPSGGAYVPDYFTTDQLAYDATAGEFVLTNAGGDRYRFCDFATSLPTEQRGRLKQVTDRFGNTTAVTTWTSAGKPGEVQRSATVGGATVTESYLYSYVSGGVNDGRVSSVVLRRRAGTGAWSTIREAAYTYYDGVEAHGNATDLKTAVVKDGSGNVLDTEYYRYYTGESGGYVHGLKYAFRGDSYARLAAAFSTPASATDTQVAPYADHYFEYDANRRATTEVAKGAGDGGTYGGQGTFTFSYTLASAPSGVNAWAKKTVETLPDGNQNVVYVNTANEVLLSAFVDVATSTQWVTAYHYDSAGRLEWVAQPSAVIGYSDTYVDLFNFSLGTSSYLRDAAGLFQVYSYFASTTATSSTAGGVAGYLQNTSLRQGELGTAVLQEQDQYISRTDSGGTTIYLAATETQYRADNGTGAQATSYSYTWSGTGFAVQTLTTTYPVVTTSQNGSGTAVTETTAFDAMGYSIWFKDTAGGLTYQAYDVPTGSVVKTITDVDTTQTSDFTALPSGWSTPSGGGLHLKTVTQVDALGRPTAITAPNGNVTYTVYDDPDFEVRVYEGWNSSTGRPTGPTQVYREDRANGYSETLVMSAAPATSGGAPTGAEAITGLQALSRTYVTVGGQVSYADSYFNLSGLTYSTSTSFGTQGTNFYRTTNGYDAKGRFARTVSAQGTIYRTVYDGLGRAVSEWVGLDDAPTSGAWSPTNTAGTDLVKVREYEYDNGGVGDSNLTKVTEYPGGGAAARVTQTWYDWRNRAVAVKYGVEASESTSVNRQLVYYTYDNLDQVTMTQVYDADTVTPTVSGGVPQAPASTLLRAQDTVEYDELGRVFRTRTYSVNTSTGAVSTNSLATDVWYDARGLVLKQSAPNGLVQKWAYDGAGRVTTAYTGDWGSDAGYADADDVVGDTVLTQTEYVYDPSGNVRQVTVRDRFHDATGTGALGTPTTGIAARVSYAGYYYDLADRMVAAVDVGTNGGSSWTRPGTVPSRSATVLVTSTKYATDAVQVIKLTGSPTGGTFTLSFGGSTTSALAYNASAATVQTALAALTSIGSGNVQVLAAAGGGWEVRFIGTKASTYQSAITGSGAGLTGGSSPAVATSTIYGGGDAGAAAEVTDPAGRVTRTYTDALGRTTRSVENFVDGVVSDTDDKTVGYAYNGAGATSVTAYLTGGGVQTTGYVYGVTVATGSTIQSNDVVRLTQWADPTTGAPSSSQQQAVTLDALGEVLTTTDRNGSVHTFTYDVLGRVVSDTVTTLGAGVDGAVRRVETGYSTTGEVQSVTSYSAVTGGSIVNQVLRDYNGLGQLITEWQSHSGAVVTSTTPKIQYAYNFNGSGTTNQSRLTSITYPSGYVLTFNYSSGINTAISRLSSLSDPNGAVESYDYLGLDTVVRRAHSGPNVDLSYIKRTGESNGDAGDQYTGLDRFGRVVDRRWLNPTTGTATDRFQYGYNQAGSRTYRDNLVNTALGEVYTYDALNQLTGYSRGTLNGTKTGITGTASRNQTWDYDAVGNWDSVTTNGTAQTRTANAQNEITSVSGATTPTYDANGNMTKDETGQQYVYDAWNRLVTVKNSGGTTIKAYTYDGLSRRVTETASGTTTDLFYSKDWQVLEEKVGSNTTNRYVWSPVYVDAMVLRDRDTNADGTLDERLWTQQDANGNATALVDGSGAVVERYVYDPFGNVTVLDASWNVRAGGSSYAMVYLWQGLRRDTVTGIYHARNRDVSPTLGRPLQSDPLGYAAGDANLYRWEGNSPITHVDPTGLIQAPPPEAIAEGWSEERIAQWRREQRERSPVPTPRTDYFKETSNFFAGWADALTFGGTNYIRDGFGYNDAVDKTTGTYGAGQVVGTVHGIALIPANPCVIAPKLGQGLQLIQGIQAGSLASSALTNAYQGNYASAALDALGAFGSLSSLLRACFAAGTPIRTPEGSRPIEDFRPGDVVLSRDEFDPSGPVEAKVIEEVFVRTAPVLDLRVVGQTIATTGEHPFFAKDRGWVAANTLERGEQILGLAGEWLRVEGVKGSGQITTVYNFRVADFHTYFVGTENWEGGVWAHNAYVSVGGRNPPISQRQAGHTDGTPGKSQFNPGVDVEGVVRMAWEAGRPIFDKNGKFIGNIFTFKNPIGTSPTGFPQNTIKVHWSPRDGIHGVPTSVGGV; via the coding sequence GTGGAATCCTCGAACGCACTCGCTGCCCTTACCCCTGCCCCTACGCCCACACAAACGGCGCCGCGGGTGTGGGTCGAGGCGGTTGCTCCAGAGGATCCGGTCGCGAACGGCGTCGGCGGGTTCCGCGTGTGGCGCGACGGCACCGCCGGGGATCTCGCCGTCCGCTACGCGATCAGCGGGAGTGCGGCGCCCGGTGCCGACTACGCTCCACTGTCCGGTACGGTGGTAATTACCGACGGGAACTGCGCGGCCACGGTCGTGCCCGAGCCGCTCAGAGTTGACTCGTCGTCCGCCGCACGGGAGGTCACACTGACGCTGGTCCCCGCCCCCTCGTACACCCCAGGGGGTGGGTGGACGGGGACCACGCGGCTCGGTGCCCGGTCTACTGCATCTCAGCCGGCTCCAGTGGACCCGTCCGCCCCTCCGGCGTTCGCCGGGGGCGGGCCCGCCGGTCTATCGAGTCACCCGATCCGGTACTCCGACGGGATGGTCATCTACTCGACCACCGATCTGGTCTCCGACGGGTTCGGCCAGCCGTGGGGTGTCTCGCGCAGTTGGTACAACCTGAGCACCTACGGGAACCACACGGACTTCGGTAACGGGTGGGTCGATTCGGAGCGCCCGTACCTGTTCCGGGTCGACCTGACCGGTCAGGTCATCGTGGTCGCGGGCGAGACCCCGACCTACTTCAGCCCGTCCGGCGGGGCGTACGTTCCGGATTACTTCACGACCGACCAACTCGCCTACGACGCGACCGCCGGAGAGTTCGTCCTCACCAACGCCGGGGGCGACCGGTACCGATTCTGTGATTTTGCTACGTCTCTGCCGACCGAACAGCGCGGGCGGCTGAAGCAGGTGACCGATCGGTTCGGGAACACGACCGCGGTCACCACCTGGACGTCCGCTGGCAAGCCCGGGGAAGTCCAGCGGAGCGCCACCGTGGGCGGGGCCACGGTGACCGAGTCGTACCTGTACTCCTACGTCTCGGGGGGCGTGAACGACGGGCGTGTTTCCTCGGTCGTCCTGCGGCGCCGGGCCGGCACCGGGGCGTGGTCCACGATTCGCGAGGCGGCCTACACCTACTACGACGGCGTGGAGGCCCACGGGAACGCCACGGACCTGAAAACCGCGGTGGTCAAGGACGGATCCGGGAACGTGCTCGACACCGAGTACTACCGGTATTACACCGGTGAATCGGGCGGGTACGTTCACGGGCTGAAATATGCGTTCCGGGGCGACTCGTACGCCCGCTTGGCGGCAGCGTTCAGCACACCCGCCTCGGCGACGGATACCCAAGTCGCGCCGTACGCCGACCACTACTTCGAGTACGACGCGAACCGGCGAGCGACCACGGAGGTCGCCAAGGGCGCGGGCGACGGGGGAACGTACGGCGGGCAGGGCACGTTCACGTTCAGCTACACCTTGGCTTCGGCCCCGTCCGGTGTCAACGCCTGGGCCAAGAAGACGGTCGAGACGCTGCCGGACGGGAACCAGAACGTGGTTTACGTCAACACCGCCAACGAAGTACTGCTGAGCGCCTTCGTAGACGTCGCGACGAGTACCCAATGGGTGACCGCGTACCACTACGACAGTGCGGGGCGACTGGAATGGGTGGCGCAGCCGTCGGCCGTCATCGGGTACAGCGACACGTACGTCGATCTGTTCAACTTCTCCCTGGGCACGTCCTCCTATCTGCGGGACGCGGCCGGGTTGTTCCAAGTGTATAGCTATTTCGCGTCCACTACCGCGACCTCGTCCACCGCGGGTGGAGTGGCCGGTTACTTGCAGAACACGAGCCTGAGACAGGGCGAACTCGGTACCGCGGTGCTCCAAGAACAAGACCAGTACATCTCCCGAACGGACAGCGGTGGTACCACGATCTACCTGGCCGCGACAGAAACTCAGTACCGGGCCGACAACGGGACCGGCGCCCAGGCGACGTCGTACTCTTACACGTGGTCCGGAACCGGTTTCGCGGTCCAAACGCTCACCACGACTTACCCCGTGGTCACGACCAGCCAGAACGGTAGTGGGACGGCCGTGACCGAGACGACCGCCTTTGATGCAATGGGGTATTCCATCTGGTTTAAAGATACCGCCGGCGGGCTCACCTATCAGGCATACGACGTCCCGACCGGATCGGTGGTGAAAACGATCACTGATGTGGACACGACCCAGACCTCGGATTTTACCGCTCTACCGTCCGGCTGGTCCACCCCGTCCGGGGGCGGGTTGCACCTGAAGACCGTGACACAGGTCGACGCGCTCGGCCGCCCCACTGCCATCACTGCGCCGAACGGGAACGTCACGTACACGGTCTATGACGACCCGGACTTCGAGGTGCGCGTGTACGAGGGGTGGAATTCTTCCACCGGGCGACCGACGGGGCCGACCCAAGTGTACCGCGAGGACCGCGCGAACGGGTATTCCGAGACCCTGGTCATGTCTGCAGCGCCCGCGACGTCCGGCGGAGCGCCAACTGGGGCCGAGGCGATCACCGGGCTCCAGGCGCTGTCGCGGACGTACGTGACTGTTGGCGGCCAGGTGAGTTACGCGGACAGTTACTTTAACCTGTCGGGGTTGACGTACAGTACCTCGACATCATTTGGAACCCAGGGGACGAATTTCTACCGTACCACGAACGGGTACGATGCGAAGGGGCGTTTCGCACGCACTGTCTCCGCGCAGGGCACGATCTACCGAACCGTGTACGACGGGTTGGGGCGGGCGGTGAGCGAGTGGGTCGGCCTTGACGACGCGCCCACCTCCGGCGCGTGGTCGCCCACAAACACGGCCGGAACGGATCTGGTGAAGGTTCGGGAGTACGAGTACGACAACGGCGGAGTCGGGGACTCCAACCTGACGAAGGTGACCGAGTACCCAGGCGGGGGCGCGGCGGCCCGTGTGACTCAAACATGGTACGACTGGCGCAACCGGGCGGTCGCGGTCAAGTACGGGGTCGAGGCGAGTGAATCGACCTCGGTGAACCGGCAACTGGTCTACTACACCTACGACAACCTCGACCAAGTCACGATGACCCAGGTGTATGACGCCGACACGGTAACCCCTACCGTGTCGGGCGGGGTGCCGCAAGCCCCGGCGTCGACCCTGCTGCGGGCACAAGATACCGTGGAGTACGATGAGCTGGGGCGCGTGTTCCGGACCCGAACGTACAGCGTCAACACATCCACCGGGGCCGTGAGTACCAACAGCCTGGCTACCGACGTGTGGTACGACGCGCGTGGGTTGGTGCTCAAGCAGTCCGCACCAAATGGGCTGGTGCAGAAATGGGCGTACGACGGAGCCGGGCGTGTCACGACCGCCTACACCGGCGATTGGGGCAGTGATGCCGGGTACGCGGACGCGGACGACGTGGTCGGCGATACGGTCCTGACTCAGACGGAGTACGTGTACGACCCGAGCGGGAACGTGCGCCAGGTGACGGTCCGGGACCGGTTCCACGACGCGACCGGCACCGGCGCCTTGGGCACCCCGACGACCGGGATCGCGGCCCGGGTGAGTTACGCGGGCTACTACTACGACCTCGCGGACCGCATGGTCGCGGCTGTGGACGTCGGAACCAACGGGGGCAGTTCGTGGACCCGGCCGGGCACCGTGCCGAGTCGCTCCGCGACCGTGCTCGTGACCTCGACCAAGTACGCGACCGACGCGGTCCAGGTGATCAAGCTCACGGGGAGCCCGACCGGGGGCACGTTTACCCTCAGTTTCGGTGGGTCCACAACGAGCGCGCTGGCCTACAACGCCTCGGCTGCGACCGTACAGACGGCGCTCGCCGCGCTCACGTCGATCGGCTCGGGGAACGTGCAGGTTTTGGCCGCCGCGGGCGGGGGCTGGGAGGTCCGGTTCATCGGCACCAAAGCGAGCACCTATCAATCGGCCATCACGGGCAGCGGGGCCGGGCTCACGGGTGGCAGTTCGCCCGCCGTAGCCACCTCCACGATTTACGGGGGCGGAGATGCGGGGGCCGCGGCCGAGGTCACCGATCCGGCTGGGCGCGTGACCCGGACCTACACAGACGCACTCGGGCGCACGACGCGGTCGGTCGAGAATTTCGTGGACGGGGTGGTGAGCGACACGGACGACAAGACCGTCGGGTACGCGTACAACGGGGCCGGTGCCACGAGCGTGACCGCGTACCTGACGGGCGGGGGCGTACAGACAACCGGGTACGTGTACGGCGTTACGGTCGCAACGGGCAGCACGATCCAGTCCAACGATGTCGTGCGACTGACCCAGTGGGCCGACCCGACTACCGGAGCGCCCAGTTCGTCCCAACAGCAGGCCGTAACGCTCGACGCGCTGGGCGAGGTGCTCACCACAACCGATCGCAACGGGAGCGTCCACACGTTCACCTACGACGTGCTCGGGCGCGTGGTGAGCGATACCGTAACGACACTCGGAGCGGGGGTGGATGGCGCGGTCCGGCGGGTCGAGACTGGGTACTCGACCACCGGGGAGGTGCAGTCGGTGACCAGCTACAGTGCAGTCACGGGCGGCAGTATTGTGAACCAGGTACTCCGGGACTACAACGGACTGGGGCAACTGATTACCGAGTGGCAGTCCCACAGCGGGGCCGTGGTCACGTCGACCACGCCCAAGATCCAGTACGCGTACAACTTTAATGGGAGCGGGACCACGAACCAGTCCCGGCTCACGTCTATCACGTATCCTTCCGGCTACGTGCTCACGTTCAATTACTCGTCCGGGATCAACACCGCCATCAGTCGTCTGTCATCACTGAGCGACCCGAACGGGGCCGTGGAGAGTTACGATTACCTGGGCCTCGATACCGTGGTCCGACGCGCCCACTCGGGTCCGAACGTGGATCTGAGCTACATCAAACGCACGGGCGAGTCGAACGGGGACGCAGGGGACCAATACACGGGCCTGGACCGGTTCGGGCGCGTAGTCGACCGGCGCTGGCTCAACCCGACGACTGGGACCGCGACGGACCGGTTCCAGTACGGGTACAATCAGGCCGGCAGTCGCACGTACCGGGACAACCTGGTGAACACGGCGCTCGGGGAGGTGTACACGTACGACGCGCTGAACCAGTTGACCGGGTATAGTCGGGGCACGCTCAACGGGACCAAAACCGGCATCACCGGGACCGCGTCGCGGAACCAGACCTGGGACTACGACGCCGTGGGTAACTGGGACAGCGTGACCACTAACGGGACGGCGCAGACCCGGACCGCGAACGCGCAGAACGAGATCACGAGCGTCAGCGGGGCTACGACGCCCACGTATGACGCGAACGGGAACATGACCAAGGACGAGACCGGCCAACAGTACGTGTACGACGCGTGGAACCGGCTCGTCACGGTGAAGAACTCGGGCGGGACCACCATCAAGGCCTACACCTACGACGGGTTGAGTCGGCGCGTAACCGAGACCGCGAGCGGGACCACGACGGACCTGTTCTACTCGAAGGACTGGCAGGTGCTGGAGGAGAAGGTCGGGAGCAACACAACCAACCGGTACGTGTGGAGCCCCGTGTATGTCGACGCGATGGTCCTGCGAGACCGTGATACGAATGCAGATGGCACTCTGGACGAGCGCTTGTGGACCCAGCAGGACGCGAACGGAAACGCAACGGCGCTCGTGGACGGGTCCGGGGCCGTTGTCGAGCGGTACGTGTACGACCCGTTTGGGAACGTAACGGTGCTGGACGCGAGTTGGAACGTCCGGGCCGGTGGCTCGAGTTACGCGATGGTGTACTTGTGGCAGGGATTACGGCGCGATACCGTTACTGGCATCTATCACGCTCGGAACCGGGACGTCTCCCCGACGTTGGGCCGGCCGCTCCAGAGCGACCCGCTCGGGTACGCGGCCGGTGACGCGAACTTGTACCGGTGGGAGGGCAACTCGCCGATCACGCACGTGGACCCCACGGGCTTGATCCAAGCCCCGCCCCCTGAGGCGATCGCGGAAGGGTGGTCGGAAGAGCGCATCGCTCAGTGGCGGCGGGAGCAGCGGGAAAGGTCCCCGGTACCGACGCCGCGGACGGACTACTTCAAAGAGACCTCGAACTTCTTCGCCGGCTGGGCCGATGCCCTGACGTTCGGGGGCACCAATTACATTCGCGATGGCTTCGGCTACAACGACGCGGTTGATAAGACCACCGGAACCTACGGCGCCGGGCAAGTCGTGGGGACTGTCCACGGCATAGCACTGATCCCCGCCAATCCGTGCGTGATTGCCCCGAAACTCGGTCAGGGGTTGCAGTTGATCCAGGGGATACAAGCGGGGAGCCTTGCGAGTAGCGCGCTGACCAACGCCTACCAGGGGAACTACGCTAGCGCCGCCCTCGACGCGCTCGGGGCATTCGGTTCGTTGTCCTCTCTGCTGCGGGCATGTTTCGCGGCCGGGACGCCCATCCGTACACCTGAAGGTTCGCGGCCAATCGAGGACTTTCGGCCCGGGGACGTGGTGCTAAGCCGCGACGAGTTCGACCCATCCGGTCCGGTCGAGGCCAAGGTGATCGAGGAAGTGTTCGTCCGCACGGCGCCGGTGCTGGACCTACGGGTGGTCGGGCAGACGATCGCAACGACGGGTGAGCACCCGTTCTTCGCCAAAGACCGGGGGTGGGTTGCGGCTAATACGCTTGAACGTGGCGAGCAGATTCTAGGGCTGGCGGGTGAGTGGTTGAGGGTAGAAGGGGTGAAAGGCTCTGGTCAAATCACAACAGTATACAACTTCCGTGTCGCCGACTTTCACACCTACTTCGTTGGTACTGAGAATTGGGAGGGCGGCGTTTGGGCGCATAATGCATATGTATCAGTAGGCGGGCGCAACCCGCCTATATCACAACGCCAGGCAGGCCACACTGATGGCACGCCTGGTAAGTCACAGTTTAATCCTGGTGTTGATGTGGAAGGTGTTGTGCGAATGGCCTGGGAGGCTGGCCGGCCAATTTTCGACAAAAATGGCAAGTTTATAGGGAATATATTTACCTTCAAGAACCCAATCGGCACATCTCCGACAGGGTTCCCGCAGAACACGATCAAAGTACACTGGAGCCCAAGGGACGGCATTCATGGAGTGCCAACATCGGTTGGCGGCGTGTAA
- a CDS encoding RNA polymerase sigma factor: MRSTHRYAATRDGAAFSELVRRHGPMVWGVCRRVLTNREDAEDAFPATFLVLIRKPESVRPAARVGNWLHGVAVRAARAVSRRRERPVEPLPEPVTVAESIWHDVIPVLDQELARLPENFRLPVVLCDLEGKPRPGSAGPRARWPGGWHRGGPCSPAVARHGLPVSAVVLTAVLSGTDASAALLLPYSIPKSAQPWARRFIPVPPRSRKGFY, from the coding sequence TTGCGCTCGACCCATCGGTATGCCGCGACCCGGGACGGGGCCGCGTTTTCCGAACTGGTGCGCCGCCACGGCCCGATGGTCTGGGGCGTCTGCCGCCGCGTGCTCACGAACCGTGAAGACGCCGAAGATGCGTTCCCGGCCACTTTCCTCGTCCTCATCCGCAAACCCGAATCGGTCCGCCCGGCCGCGCGCGTCGGGAACTGGCTTCACGGAGTCGCGGTGCGGGCCGCGCGAGCGGTCTCCCGACGGCGGGAGCGACCGGTCGAGCCCCTGCCGGAACCCGTAACGGTGGCCGAGAGCATCTGGCACGACGTGATCCCGGTTCTCGACCAAGAACTCGCACGGCTCCCGGAGAATTTCCGGCTCCCGGTGGTGCTGTGCGACCTCGAAGGGAAACCGCGGCCCGGCTCGGCTGGCCCGAGGGCACGGTGGCCGGGCGGTTGGCACAGGGGCGGGCCCTGCTCGCCCGCCGTCGCGCGGCACGGCCTTCCCGTTTCGGCCGTGGTGCTGACGGCGGTGCTGTCGGGGACGGATGCCTCGGCCGCGCTCCTGCTGCCCTATTCGATTCCAAAATCTGCACAGCCGTGGGCGAGGCGCTTCATCCCGGTGCCGCCGCGCTCGCGGAAGGGGTTTTACTGA
- a CDS encoding division plane positioning ATPase MipZ, which translates to MIIVLANSKGGVGKTSISVHLATWLAEQGHSVVLADCDAQQSSGEWLAEAAPGIRVVRLADPTAILDALPQLALEADYVVADGPGSNTETSRALLLRADLALVPCKASMLEVRALAQATAVLRQSQDIRHGRPGAIIVLSMVGKTYRLTQDMKDAAAALGLPLAKTSLTLKQIYADAPGQGTVVWRLGARGREAAQEIEALFREVLPQAARKRRPVRLAPRKKLNQ; encoded by the coding sequence ATGATCATCGTCCTCGCCAATTCCAAGGGCGGCGTCGGCAAAACGTCGATTTCCGTCCACCTCGCCACCTGGCTCGCCGAACAGGGGCACTCGGTCGTGCTCGCCGATTGCGACGCTCAGCAGTCGTCTGGCGAGTGGCTCGCCGAAGCCGCGCCCGGGATCCGCGTGGTCCGCTTGGCCGACCCGACCGCGATCCTCGACGCACTCCCGCAACTGGCCCTGGAGGCCGACTACGTGGTGGCCGACGGTCCCGGGAGCAATACCGAGACGAGCCGCGCTCTCCTGCTCCGTGCGGACCTGGCCCTGGTCCCGTGCAAGGCGTCCATGCTCGAGGTGCGCGCACTGGCCCAGGCCACGGCGGTGCTGCGCCAGTCCCAGGACATCCGCCACGGGCGCCCCGGCGCCATTATCGTGCTGAGCATGGTGGGCAAGACGTACCGGCTCACCCAGGACATGAAGGACGCGGCTGCGGCCCTGGGCCTCCCGCTCGCCAAGACGTCCCTCACGCTCAAGCAGATTTACGCCGACGCCCCGGGGCAGGGAACCGTGGTCTGGCGCCTGGGCGCGCGGGGGCGCGAGGCCGCCCAGGAGATCGAGGCCCTGTTCCGCGAGGTGCTCCCGCAGGCGGCCCGGAAGCGGCGGCCCGTGCGACTAGCGCCGCGAAAGAAATTGAACCAGTAG
- a CDS encoding RING finger protein, producing MSERRPLISGLKPQTPPVDPVVEQQFVFGEKTVRDAGPAIERAVVPVVRAPITTRIRADFAAALKRASLERQLNGTVPSTLQEILEEALEPWLKAHGYVP from the coding sequence ATGTCCGAGCGCCGTCCATTAATCAGCGGGTTGAAACCCCAGACCCCACCGGTCGATCCGGTTGTGGAACAGCAATTCGTTTTCGGGGAGAAAACCGTGCGCGACGCGGGACCGGCCATCGAGAGGGCCGTGGTGCCAGTGGTGCGTGCCCCGATCACCACCCGCATCCGCGCCGACTTCGCAGCCGCACTCAAGCGTGCCAGCCTGGAGCGGCAGTTGAACGGCACGGTGCCGAGCACCTTACAAGAGATCCTGGAAGAGGCCCTGGAGCCGTGGCTCAAGGCCCACGGGTACGTCCCATGA
- a CDS encoding sigma-70 family RNA polymerase sigma factor has protein sequence MNQNLHPIRWATAEAMQTDGQLLEAYSDRRDGAAFAELVRRHGPMVWGVCRRMLPNRQDAEDAFQATFLVLVRKSASVRPAERVGNWLHGVAVRAAQKAAAAARRRERSVEDVADPAVVESGSWRDVLPILDEELRLLPDKYRSVIVLCDLEQMTRAAAARQLGVPEGTVAGWLARARALLGKRLARRGVGTPALAALISERVVSAVVPASVVRATIEAANQARQAPVGVATLTEGVIRAMLLNKIKGAAIVVLVGFGVMASGAALLTRTTAAAQPAHTETTGPEKGVERPASSPTVGYVRSDRRPEPSAARYKALFEQILDVVDDYFDQIATPNIYGGRIEARQSVGNRTVVVDIRTTEKGSYSVSVWVLHEATGGKPAGRDVELERVILRRLDAQTEDRPGQSIPSRARESVEPEDDHVRRLQKEVDELRERVRALERRLSNRENSVPPPAKDGR, from the coding sequence ATGAACCAAAATTTACACCCGATCCGGTGGGCAACCGCTGAGGCGATGCAAACGGACGGGCAACTCCTAGAGGCGTACTCCGACCGCCGGGATGGTGCCGCGTTCGCCGAGTTGGTTCGCCGCCACGGTCCGATGGTCTGGGGCGTGTGTCGCCGGATGCTCCCGAACCGCCAAGACGCCGAAGACGCCTTCCAGGCCACGTTTCTGGTGCTGGTTCGCAAGTCCGCGTCGGTCCGGCCGGCGGAGCGAGTCGGGAACTGGCTGCACGGGGTGGCGGTCCGGGCGGCACAGAAAGCGGCGGCGGCGGCCCGTCGGCGCGAGCGCTCGGTCGAGGATGTTGCTGATCCAGCCGTGGTCGAAAGCGGCTCTTGGCGCGACGTGCTCCCGATACTCGACGAGGAACTGCGTCTCCTGCCCGACAAATACCGCTCCGTAATCGTCCTGTGCGATCTTGAACAGATGACCCGGGCGGCCGCGGCGCGCCAGCTCGGGGTTCCCGAGGGAACGGTCGCGGGCTGGCTGGCCCGGGCCCGCGCGCTGCTGGGCAAGCGTCTGGCCCGGCGCGGGGTCGGCACGCCGGCTCTGGCCGCATTGATCTCCGAACGGGTCGTGTCGGCGGTCGTCCCGGCCTCGGTTGTCCGGGCTACGATTGAGGCCGCGAATCAAGCGAGACAGGCCCCGGTTGGAGTCGCAACTCTCACGGAAGGAGTGATCCGAGCTATGTTACTCAACAAAATCAAGGGCGCGGCAATAGTGGTGCTCGTGGGGTTCGGCGTGATGGCCTCTGGGGCAGCACTGCTGACGCGTACCACGGCAGCCGCCCAACCGGCCCATACCGAAACCACCGGCCCCGAGAAAGGCGTCGAACGCCCAGCGAGTAGTCCGACCGTAGGTTATGTCCGTTCCGATCGCCGTCCCGAGCCGTCCGCAGCCCGTTACAAGGCGTTGTTCGAGCAGATCTTGGATGTCGTGGATGATTACTTCGACCAGATAGCTACCCCCAACATTTACGGCGGCAGGATCGAAGCACGGCAGTCGGTTGGCAATCGAACGGTCGTCGTCGATATCCGTACGACAGAAAAGGGCAGCTACTCGGTCAGCGTCTGGGTGCTCCACGAGGCGACGGGAGGCAAGCCCGCGGGTCGGGACGTTGAGCTCGAGCGGGTGATCCTCCGGCGATTGGACGCACAAACCGAGGATCGGCCCGGCCAGTCGATCCCATCCCGTGCACGGGAGTCCGTCGAGCCGGAAGATGACCACGTCAGGAGGTTGCAGAAGGAAGTGGACGAACTTCGGGAGAGGGTGAGGGCGCTTGAGCGGAGGCTGTCCAATCGGGAGAACAGTGTACCCCCTCCGGCCAAAGACGGACGGTGA
- a CDS encoding replication protein RepA, whose product MTGTPPTGLHLSPTQKKRLEAATAILGSRPERIDFLHTVQCQCGIPYGNPGDEVREWERKQGLATLRMEAGSAYDPTTGAFVKLGLPYGEKPRLVLIHLATEAMRTGSPVVDVEDSMTAFARALGIAVNGPHLRHLKDQLSRLASATVRMGMIEGGRAVQVNTQIVSAFDLWYPTEPGQRVLWPSTVRLSAEYFASLERHAVPLDRRAVGALAGSALALDVYTWLAQRLHRVPAGRPQFIPWAGVYDQFGQGYARVRDFRKRFLETLHQVHAVYPQARLSADDKGLTLEHSPPPIAGKPDRLLLG is encoded by the coding sequence ATGACCGGCACGCCCCCGACCGGGTTGCACCTGTCCCCGACCCAAAAGAAGCGCCTCGAGGCCGCGACCGCGATCCTCGGCTCCCGGCCCGAGCGCATCGACTTCTTGCACACGGTCCAGTGCCAGTGCGGGATCCCCTACGGGAACCCCGGGGACGAGGTGCGCGAGTGGGAGCGCAAGCAGGGACTGGCCACACTCCGAATGGAAGCGGGGTCCGCCTATGATCCCACTACGGGTGCGTTCGTCAAGTTGGGCCTGCCGTACGGCGAGAAGCCCCGCTTGGTGCTGATCCACTTGGCTACCGAGGCGATGCGCACCGGGTCGCCGGTCGTGGACGTGGAGGACTCGATGACCGCGTTCGCGCGGGCCCTGGGGATCGCGGTCAACGGCCCGCACCTGCGGCACCTCAAGGACCAGTTGTCCCGGCTCGCCTCGGCCACGGTCCGCATGGGCATGATCGAGGGCGGCCGGGCCGTGCAGGTGAACACCCAGATCGTCAGCGCGTTCGACCTGTGGTACCCGACCGAGCCCGGTCAGCGCGTGCTGTGGCCCTCGACCGTGCGCCTGAGCGCCGAATACTTCGCGAGTTTGGAGCGCCACGCGGTCCCGCTCGACCGACGCGCGGTCGGAGCGCTGGCCGGATCGGCACTGGCGCTGGACGTGTACACGTGGCTGGCGCAGCGCCTGCACCGGGTCCCGGCGGGCCGGCCCCAGTTCATCCCCTGGGCCGGGGTGTACGACCAGTTCGGGCAGGGGTACGCGCGGGTCCGGGACTTCCGGAAGCGGTTCCTGGAAACGCTGCATCAGGTCCACGCGGTCTACCCACAGGCGCGATTATCCGCGGACGACAAGGGGTTGACCCTGGAACACAGTCCGCCGCCCATCGCGGGCAAACCGGATCGACTGCTGTTGGGTTGA